The Candidatus Hydrogenisulfobacillus filiaventi sequence AGTTGACGGGCGGGTGGGTGCTGGGCCGGCCGCTGACGGAGGCGGGCACCATGCTGCGCCTGATCCGCCTGCTGCTGGCGGGGGTGGCGGGATGGGGCTGGGCCGGCTTTTTCCGCAGCCGGCCCCGCGGGCCGGCCCGCTGGTGGGCCTCCGCCCTGCTGGCGGCCGCCGGCTTTACCGCCCTGGCCGGCACCTTCAGCACCCTGGGCGGCCCGGTGCGCTACCTGTGGCCCTGGTCCTGGTGGGAGGCAGCGGGCTTAGGCCTATGGGTCGCCCGTCTCACCCGCCGTGATTGGGGCCGGGAGGGCTGGGTGGTCCTGGTAGGGGCGGCGGTGGTGGCCGCAGGCCTGGTGCAAGGCTGGCAGAAGCCGGCCTCGGCCTACACCCGGGCCCGGGAGCAGCTGCTGCAGGTCCTGACGGCGGCCCGCATCCCGGCGGTGCTGTCCACCGCTTATGAATGGGGCAACGACCTCACCGTCCAGAGCCGCGGGCGGCTGCGGGCCCTGTCGGTGGCCTTCCGGGGCGGGCGCCTGGTACCCTTCAATTGGGAGGCGGATGTGCGCTGGTACCGCCCGCAGGCGGGACCGGTGCCGGCCCTGCTGCTCAGCCGGGGCCAGGGCCGGCGCGAAGGGGCGGCGATCCGCCGCCAGTTCGGGCCGCCGCTGCGGGTGCTGCGGGTGGCGGACAAGACGGTCTGGGTATGGTCCTCCAGCCTGACTCCGCGCCTGGGTCCGCCCTGGTTCCGGGTGCCGGGGGATTAGGGCGGAGGAGAAGGAGGGATGGCTGTGGTGGCGGCGGTGCCACGGCAGGGATGGCCCTGGAGGCCCTGGGCTGCGCATCTGGTCCTGCTCCTGGCCGCCAGCCTCTGGCCCTACCCCGAGGTGCCGGCGGCCGTGGCCCGGGCCAGCGAGAACTTTGCCGGCCAGGCCTGGGGCTGGCTGCGCTGGGACGCCCTCTGGTACTGGCACCTCGCCCGCCACGGGTATAGCCCCCACGACCCCTCCACCGCCTTCTTCCCCCTGCTGCCCTGGCTGCTGCGCCCGTTCCCCGACGCCCTGACCGCGCTGGTGGCGGTGCAGGGGCTCTTCCTGCTGACCCTGCGCCAGTGGCAGCGGTTCCTGGCCGACCTGGCCGTACCGCCGGCGGTGGCTTCCGCGGCGGTCTGGAGCCTGGCCTTGGGGCCGGATGCCATCTTCTTCTCCTCCCTGTACACGGAGGGCTTGACCCTCTTCCTGGTGCTGACCGCCCTCCGTTACGGTCTGGCCGGCCGCAGCGGGTATGCCGCTATCGCCGGGGGTCTGGCGGCCCTCAGCTATCCGGCCGGCTTGCTGGCCGGAGCCTGGCCCCTGACCCTGGCCGTGGCCGCGCTGGCGGACCGGGACGGCCGGCGGCTGGGACGGGCCCTGGGCTGGGGTCTGGGGGTGCTGGGCGGCTTTCTGGTATACCCCCTCTGGCTCTGGACCCGCTTCGGGCAACCGCTGCTCTTCCTACACGCCCAGGCGGCCTGGGCCCTGGAGCGGGTATGGCCCTGGGCGCAATGGCCGGCGCTCCTGCAGCTGGCGGAGCGGTATCCCCCGGGGCGGATTGCGCCCCTGCTCCTCAGCGGGACGGGCAGCCTCCTGTTTCTGGCCGCGCTGGTGCCCCTGGCGCGGGCCATGCGTCCCTGGCCCGGCTGGTTGCGGGCGGGGACCTGGCTGTACGCCGGCCTCGCCACCCTCTCCGCCTTGAGCCTGGAAGCCCAGCATGTGCCTTTTTTCAGCACCCTGCGCTGGTTGGGGGACCTGTTCCCCTTCTACCTGGGTATGGGGCAGTGGGCGGGCGGCAGCCGGTGCCGGACGGGCCTGGTCCTGGGGGTGATGGCGGTCATGGGCGGGGCGGGGGCGGTATGGTTCAGCCACGGCTGGTGGTACCAGTAGCCGGGCCGGCCGCCGCTCCGGGGCCGGTTCCTGTCGAATACTTGTGGGCCCGGAAGCCGCTAAAAAAGTGGTAAAACGAGCCCGGATTTGTATAATGCCTCCAAAGCCCTACCGGAAAGGTTGTCGGACTGGGGGATCCTCAGTCGGGACCGCGCGCAGGGGGGCATCGACATCCCGGGCCGGCACCACGCCCTGCCACGACACGCTTCACGCCTTCCAATTCCCTGCTGATGGCCGTCCTCGTCCGTGCAGGCCGCATCCCGGCCTTCCTGGTCCCGGCCGGCGTGGCCAAGGGGACCTCCTCCTGTCCGGTAGCGTGCTCCGTGCTTCCCGCTGCGGATGGTCGCCAGAGGAAGGGGCGGATCCAGATGGGCAGGGTTCTGGTGAGCTTTTTAGGCCGGCCGGCGCAGGGACGGTATCAGTCCACGGTGTACGAACTGGACGGCCAGGCGTTACCGGGCGCCACCTTTGCCTTGGCGGTCCTGCCGGCGATCCGGCCGGACCGTCTCGTTTTTTTAGGGACGGAGGGTAGCGGTTGGGACATCCTGCCCCTGGCAGGCAGCGGTCTGGACCTTCCGGAGCGGGTTGCGGCTGCGGTCCAGCAAGAGGCCATGACCGCCGCCCTCCTGAAGGAACTGGAGCCGGCCGTGGCGGCGGCGCTGAATATTCCGGTAAGCCTGGGGCTCATCCGCCCGGGGCGGGATGTGGAGGAACAGATCGGGATCCTGGAGTTCATCGACGGCGCCCTGCGCAAGGCCGGGTTCCTGGACGCCAGTCATGAGGTGATCCTGGATGTCACCCATGGGTTCCGCCATCTGCCCCTGCTGGGCGTATTAAGCGCATGGTATTTGCAGCAGGTGCGCCATCTGCAGATCGGGGCCGTGTATTACGGGGCCTTTGAAATGCGGAGGGACGGTCGGACCCCGGTGCTCAACCTGCTGGGCCTCCTCAACCTTCTGCAATGGGTCAACGCCCTGGCCCGTTTCGAGGAGAGTGCCAATCCCGGCGTATTTGTGCCCCTGCTCCAGGACCTGCCGGAAGCTGACGCCCTGGCGGAAGGTGCCTTCCGGGAGCGGATCCACGACATCCCCGGGGCGGTGGAGCAGCTTAAACGCTTCGGGGAGGCCAATGCCGAGCTCTCGTTACCCCATGCCGGAAGCCTGTTCACAGATGCATTCCGTGAGCGCCTGCAGTGGGCAGAGGCCCGCTCCTACGCCCACCGGCACCGGCTGCTGGCGGAGCACTTCCGGAAAAGCGGTGACTACCTGCGCGCTACGCTCTACCTGCGCGAGGCCTTCGTGTCTTGGCTCACGCTGCAGGATGGAGGCGACCCCGCCCGGCGCGAGGACCGGGAAAAAAGCCGGAAGGCGTTCGAAAAGCGTTATCCGGCTCCCCCCAAAGATGTGGTAGACACGCCGGACACCGCGATGTGGGAGTACTGGCTGCTTACCAACCTCCGCAATACCCTCGCCCACAGTGCGGAATCCGATTGGCCCTGGGTCCGGGAACGGTTGACCTCCCGGGAACGCTTCCAGGAGACCTTGGACGCGCTGTTTGCCTGGGAGGCGGAGCAGACCGGCGGCCCCGGGCCGGAGCAGGAGGCCCGGGCATGAGCCTGGCACGGGAAGCCGAGCTGCAGCTGGTGACCCCCCTCTTCCTGGGGGAGACCGACCCCCGGGGCGCCCTGCCGGACCTGGTGCGCCCGCCGGCGGTGAAGGGGGCCCTCCGGTTCTGGTGGCGGGCCCTGGCCTGGGCGCGGTGGGGGGCCCAGGCGCAGGATCCCGCCAGCCGGCAGGAAGTCCTGAACGCGTTGCGGGCGCGGGAAGGGGAGCTGTTCGGGGCGGTGGCGCCCCGGGCGCGCCAGAGCCGGGTGCTGCTCCAGGTGACGTGGCTCAAGCAGCCGGGGGAGTTCGACGACTGGCCCCGCAATCCGGTACCGGGGCAGCTGGACGGGAGCACCTATCTGGGCTGGGGGATTGTGGCCTCCGGGAGAGGCGCAAATGCCCAGCCCCATCGCACCGGCTGGAGGGAGGGCGGGAGCTTCCGGTTGGTGCTGCAGTTTGCCCCCCGTACGGACGAGGCGGTGGTGGATGAGGTGTGCCGGGCCCTGGAGGCGTGGAGCCTGTTCGGCGGCCTGGGGGCGCGCTCCCGGCGGGGGTTCGGATCTGTTGCGCTGACCACTCTGGACGGGCAGTCCCGCCTGCTGGAAACCTTGGCCGATTATAAGGCGCGGGTCCGGTCCTTGCTGGAGGCAGCGGCCGGGGCGCCGGAGCCGCCGTATACCGCCTTCAGCCGGGGGGCGCGGTGGGCGGTGGTAGTGGAAGAGGGGAAGGACCCGCGCGAGACGCACCGGCGGTTGGGTGAAGCCTACCGCACCGCCGTGGGACAGGTGGGGGCGGCCCTGCGTCCCGCACTGGGCCTGCCCATTCCCGCCCGGCAGCTATCCCAGCGGCGCGCCAGTCCCCTGCTGCTGCACATCCATCCGCTGGCGACGGGGGACTACGTGGGCGCAGCGCTGTGGCTGCCCTCGGATCCCTTCCTGCCGGATGGGATGGCGGTCGACTTGCAGCAGGTGCGGGAGGGCCTGGGCTGGTTCCAGGCGGAAGGGGGGCAGGCCTGATGCAACTGTTCCAGTTTGCCCTGGGGCCGGTGCAGAGTTTTGTGGCCCAGGCCCGCCGCACCCGCGACTTCTGGGCGGGCTCTTTCCTGCTCTCCTGGCTGGCCGGGGTGGCCATCCTGGCCACCCGCCGGCAGGACGGCCGCCTCCGGTTTCCGGTGGTGCCGGAGAGTGTCCTGGAGTGTCTGGAGGGCCGGGGAGGGGATTGCCCCGGGTACGGTGGCATTCCCAACCGCTTCGAAGCCCTGGTGCCGGACGGCTTTGACCCGGAGCGGGTGGTGCAGGTGATCCGCCAGGCCTGGGCCGGGTTGGGGGAGGAGGTCTGGCAGGCCGACCTCGCCCCCCTGCGGGAGCTGTCCGGCGGGGACACCCGCGTTATCTGGGAACGCCAGATGGGGGCCTTCTGGGACGTGCAATGGGTGTTGACCCCTGACCTCGATGACCATGCCGCCCTCGACCGCCGCAAGAACTG is a genomic window containing:
- the cmr gene encoding Type III-B CRISPR module RAMP protein Cmr1 encodes the protein MSLAREAELQLVTPLFLGETDPRGALPDLVRPPAVKGALRFWWRALAWARWGAQAQDPASRQEVLNALRAREGELFGAVAPRARQSRVLLQVTWLKQPGEFDDWPRNPVPGQLDGSTYLGWGIVASGRGANAQPHRTGWREGGSFRLVLQFAPRTDEAVVDEVCRALEAWSLFGGLGARSRRGFGSVALTTLDGQSRLLETLADYKARVRSLLEAAAGAPEPPYTAFSRGARWAVVVEEGKDPRETHRRLGEAYRTAVGQVGAALRPALGLPIPARQLSQRRASPLLLHIHPLATGDYVGAALWLPSDPFLPDGMAVDLQQVREGLGWFQAEGGQA
- a CDS encoding putative CRISPR-associated protein (Evidence 3 : Putative function from multiple computational evidences), with the translated sequence MGRVLVSFLGRPAQGRYQSTVYELDGQALPGATFALAVLPAIRPDRLVFLGTEGSGWDILPLAGSGLDLPERVAAAVQQEAMTAALLKELEPAVAAALNIPVSLGLIRPGRDVEEQIGILEFIDGALRKAGFLDASHEVILDVTHGFRHLPLLGVLSAWYLQQVRHLQIGAVYYGAFEMRRDGRTPVLNLLGLLNLLQWVNALARFEESANPGVFVPLLQDLPEADALAEGAFRERIHDIPGAVEQLKRFGEANAELSLPHAGSLFTDAFRERLQWAEARSYAHRHRLLAEHFRKSGDYLRATLYLREAFVSWLTLQDGGDPARREDREKSRKAFEKRYPAPPKDVVDTPDTAMWEYWLLTNLRNTLAHSAESDWPWVRERLTSRERFQETLDALFAWEAEQTGGPGPEQEARA
- a CDS encoding conserved membrane protein of unknown function (Evidence 4 : Unknown function but conserved in other organisms), translating into MAVVAAVPRQGWPWRPWAAHLVLLLAASLWPYPEVPAAVARASENFAGQAWGWLRWDALWYWHLARHGYSPHDPSTAFFPLLPWLLRPFPDALTALVAVQGLFLLTLRQWQRFLADLAVPPAVASAAVWSLALGPDAIFFSSLYTEGLTLFLVLTALRYGLAGRSGYAAIAGGLAALSYPAGLLAGAWPLTLAVAALADRDGRRLGRALGWGLGVLGGFLVYPLWLWTRFGQPLLFLHAQAAWALERVWPWAQWPALLQLAERYPPGRIAPLLLSGTGSLLFLAALVPLARAMRPWPGWLRAGTWLYAGLATLSALSLEAQHVPFFSTLRWLGDLFPFYLGMGQWAGGSRCRTGLVLGVMAVMGGAGAVWFSHGWWYQ